In a genomic window of Methanogenium sp. S4BF:
- the trpA gene encoding tryptophan synthase subunit alpha, which yields MNRFEETFKQPAFIAFAVAGDPDVETSHAVAKTLIRAGADILELGIPFSDPVGDGPVIQRADERALAAGATTDAAFALVRDVRKESDVPVVLLVYCNTVCSRGPARFYREAKEAGVDGILIVDMPVEEADLVMEHAKETGIAPIFTVTPTTPSERVKRIADMAGGFLYLVSLSGVTGKRTTLSDTALPLIQGVREETTMPLALGFGIATETHARQAVAAGVDGVIVGSAIVEIIERHAGDAEGMQEALSDYIARMKAAVVDAGRVR from the coding sequence ATGAACAGATTTGAAGAAACCTTTAAACAGCCGGCGTTCATCGCCTTTGCGGTGGCAGGCGATCCTGACGTGGAAACCTCGCATGCGGTGGCAAAGACCCTCATCCGGGCCGGGGCAGACATCCTTGAGCTGGGTATCCCGTTCTCTGATCCGGTGGGTGACGGTCCGGTTATCCAGCGGGCCGATGAACGGGCGCTTGCTGCCGGTGCAACGACCGATGCGGCCTTTGCACTGGTGCGGGACGTCCGGAAGGAATCGGATGTGCCTGTTGTCCTGCTGGTCTACTGCAACACGGTCTGTTCCCGTGGGCCCGCACGCTTCTATCGGGAAGCAAAAGAGGCCGGCGTAGACGGGATTTTGATCGTTGATATGCCGGTGGAAGAGGCGGATCTGGTGATGGAGCATGCAAAAGAGACCGGGATTGCACCGATATTTACCGTGACGCCGACCACTCCCTCTGAGCGGGTGAAACGGATTGCAGATATGGCCGGCGGCTTTCTGTATCTGGTCTCCCTCTCGGGGGTGACCGGGAAACGGACCACGCTCTCGGATACCGCCCTTCCCCTGATACAGGGGGTCCGGGAAGAGACCACGATGCCGCTTGCCCTCGGCTTTGGTATCGCGACAGAAACGCACGCCCGGCAGGCAGTGGCGGCCGGGGTGGACGGGGTAATTGTCGGCAGCGCCATTGTGGAAATAATCGAGAGGCACGCCGGTGATGCTGAGGGGATGCAAGAGGCACTCTCGGACTACATCGCCCGCATGAAGGCAGCGGTGGTGGATGCCGGCCGTGTCCGGTAG
- the trpB gene encoding tryptophan synthase subunit beta, whose product MSKGRFGPYGGQFVPETLMAAVTALEEGYGSVCSTSEFRDELAFYLKEYAGRETPLTFCRNVSADMGCKVYLKREDLLHSGAHKLNNTLGQALLARHMGKKRLIAETGAGQHGVATAIAGAVLDLPVEVYMGETDCRRQQLNVFRMELLGAKVIPVTGGTATLKDAVNEAMREWAASSEDSAYILGSVVGPHPYPEMVRDFQTVIGKEARAQVLEREGCLPDEIIACVGGGSNAIGMFHPFLKDNVALTGVEAGGRGNEPGEHGASLEAGRPGILHGALSYLLQDDDGQVIDTYSVAAGLDYPAVGPEHSMLKDTGRVRYESVRDDAVLRAFRYLSRREGIVPALESSHAVAYLMREQGRFEKDDIVIVNLSGRGDKDISREVVHEQI is encoded by the coding sequence ATGAGCAAAGGGCGGTTTGGCCCGTACGGCGGGCAGTTTGTGCCGGAAACCCTGATGGCTGCCGTAACGGCGCTTGAGGAGGGGTATGGCTCCGTCTGCTCGACGAGCGAGTTCAGGGATGAGCTTGCATTCTACCTGAAGGAGTATGCCGGGAGGGAGACTCCCCTGACCTTCTGCAGGAATGTCTCAGCAGATATGGGATGCAAAGTCTATCTCAAACGCGAAGACCTCCTTCACAGCGGGGCGCATAAACTCAACAATACCCTCGGACAGGCCCTTCTTGCCCGTCATATGGGCAAAAAACGGCTGATTGCCGAGACCGGAGCGGGCCAGCACGGTGTCGCGACAGCCATTGCGGGTGCCGTGCTTGACCTCCCGGTGGAGGTGTATATGGGAGAGACGGACTGCAGACGCCAGCAGCTCAATGTATTCCGGATGGAACTCTTAGGGGCGAAGGTCATTCCGGTTACGGGGGGGACGGCGACCCTGAAGGATGCGGTCAATGAGGCGATGCGGGAATGGGCGGCCAGCAGTGAGGATTCGGCCTATATCCTCGGGTCGGTCGTCGGCCCGCACCCGTACCCGGAGATGGTCCGGGATTTCCAGACGGTTATCGGAAAAGAGGCCCGTGCACAGGTGCTTGAACGGGAGGGCTGCCTCCCCGATGAGATTATCGCCTGCGTGGGCGGCGGATCCAATGCCATCGGCATGTTCCATCCCTTCCTGAAGGACAATGTGGCACTCACCGGTGTGGAAGCCGGTGGCAGAGGGAATGAACCCGGCGAACACGGCGCATCGCTTGAAGCGGGGCGGCCGGGGATTTTGCACGGCGCCCTCTCCTACCTGCTTCAGGATGATGACGGGCAGGTCATTGACACATACTCGGTTGCGGCGGGCCTTGACTACCCGGCAGTCGGGCCGGAGCACAGCATGCTCAAAGATACCGGCCGGGTGCGGTATGAGAGCGTTCGTGACGATGCTGTTCTGCGGGCTTTCCGCTACCTCTCACGCAGGGAGGGTATCGTGCCGGCCCTTGAGTCGTCGCATGCGGTGGCCTATCTCATGAGAGAGCAGGGCCGGTTCGAAAAAGACGATATTGTCATCGTCAACCTCTCGGGGAGGGGTGACAAGGATATCTCACGGGAGGTAGTGCATGAACAGATTTGA
- a CDS encoding phosphoribosylanthranilate isomerase, whose amino-acid sequence MRIKICGVTSTEDARLAEDAGADAVGIVVFSDSPRSVAVECAGEILDALGPFTTGVCVTATENAEEIDEILSLSPAAVQVGADVSLPRTRARVLRMVAPGEKTSHPCDALVIDASRGKGRPFEREFARQVLESSSLPVVLAGGLSPENVGAAAALGPYALDVASGVESRPGIKDPRLVRAFVSACRRHA is encoded by the coding sequence ATGCGCATAAAGATATGTGGGGTGACCTCGACTGAGGATGCCCGTCTGGCAGAAGATGCCGGAGCAGATGCGGTGGGCATCGTTGTTTTCAGCGACTCTCCGCGTTCAGTAGCCGTGGAGTGTGCAGGAGAGATTCTTGACGCGCTCGGCCCGTTTACCACCGGGGTCTGTGTGACCGCGACAGAGAATGCCGAGGAGATTGATGAGATACTTTCCCTCAGTCCTGCGGCGGTGCAGGTGGGAGCAGATGTCTCCCTCCCCCGCACCCGTGCAAGAGTTCTGCGCATGGTTGCTCCCGGTGAGAAGACGTCCCATCCCTGCGATGCACTCGTAATCGATGCAAGCAGGGGAAAAGGACGGCCGTTTGAGCGGGAGTTCGCCCGGCAGGTGCTGGAGAGCTCCTCTCTTCCGGTTGTCCTTGCCGGAGGCCTCTCCCCGGAGAATGTCGGGGCGGCCGCCGCCCTCGGCCCCTATGCCCTTGATGTGGCATCAGGCGTCGAGAGCCGGCCCGGGATAAAGGATCCCCGTCTGGTGCGTGCGTTTGTCAGTGCGTGCAGGAGGCATGCATGA
- a CDS encoding indole-3-glycerol-phosphate synthase, protein MILDDIIRATQLRIREPEAATEMDCPLSLKEAITSVQDRRAVIAEIKFSSPSEGMIRERTDPGEIAEAYRKGGCAALSVLTEPAFFGGRPEDIAAVKSAVSLPVLRKDFIIDIRQIQETRALGADAVLLIAGLLKGRLGEFVCAAYAAGLEPLVEVHTPAEAAMALASGAEIIGINNRDLRTLEVIPGTTAALAGPLRNAGRIVVSMSGIRGPEDIRRLAPHADAFLTGTALMSAKDPKMMLEELVCA, encoded by the coding sequence ATGATACTGGATGACATTATCCGGGCGACTCAGCTTCGCATCAGGGAGCCCGAAGCGGCCACGGAGATGGACTGTCCGCTGAGCCTGAAGGAGGCCATTACCTCTGTGCAGGACAGGCGTGCGGTGATCGCAGAGATCAAGTTCTCCTCCCCTTCAGAGGGTATGATCCGGGAACGAACGGACCCGGGAGAAATCGCAGAAGCATACCGGAAGGGGGGCTGTGCAGCCCTTTCGGTCCTCACCGAACCCGCATTCTTTGGCGGTCGGCCGGAAGATATTGCAGCGGTAAAGAGCGCTGTCTCCCTCCCGGTGCTGAGAAAGGATTTCATCATCGATATCCGCCAGATTCAGGAAACCCGGGCCCTCGGAGCCGATGCCGTGCTTTTGATCGCCGGTCTTCTGAAAGGGCGCCTCGGTGAGTTTGTCTGTGCCGCGTATGCAGCGGGCCTCGAACCCCTTGTTGAGGTGCACACACCGGCTGAAGCAGCAATGGCGCTTGCATCCGGTGCGGAAATAATCGGAATAAACAATCGTGACCTCCGGACACTGGAGGTCATTCCGGGGACAACGGCTGCACTGGCAGGGCCCCTGCGGAATGCCGGCAGAATTGTTGTCTCGATGAGCGGGATTCGCGGGCCGGAGGATATCCGGCGGCTTGCCCCCCATGCTGACGCCTTCCTGACCGGGACGGCACTCATGTCAGCAAAAGACCCGAAGATGATGCTGGAGGAATTAGTATGCGCATAA
- the trpD gene encoding anthranilate phosphoribosyltransferase, giving the protein MPVMQLAIAKATAHTNLTTDEAASAMDLMMTGDATDAQIGALLTALSMKGETTAEIAACAGVLREHAASIRPQVKGTLVDTCGTGGDMRGTFNISTAAAFVAAGAGVPVVKHGNRSVSSRCGSADLLERVGVCLTIPPERTCRIIEEIGIGFLYAPLHHPAMKTVAGPRREIGTRSIFNILGPLANPAGAQAQLVGVYRPELTGTVAEVLNTLGTERAMVVHGDGLDEITTTGVTRISELKNGTTECYEIRCRDFGIPEASPAALRGGDAERNAEMLMDVLRGSEGPARDIVLMNAGAAICIGGEAHSLEAGIRRAEDAIDSGRALGKLESLIGMTGEAQ; this is encoded by the coding sequence ATGCCGGTGATGCAGCTTGCAATTGCAAAGGCGACGGCTCATACCAATCTTACCACAGATGAGGCGGCCTCTGCCATGGATCTGATGATGACCGGTGATGCCACGGATGCGCAGATCGGGGCATTGTTGACCGCACTGAGCATGAAGGGAGAGACCACAGCTGAGATTGCCGCCTGTGCGGGCGTGCTCAGGGAGCATGCCGCATCCATCCGGCCGCAGGTGAAAGGCACGCTCGTTGACACCTGTGGGACCGGCGGGGACATGCGGGGCACGTTTAATATCAGCACGGCAGCCGCGTTTGTGGCCGCCGGTGCCGGTGTCCCGGTCGTCAAACACGGCAACAGGAGTGTGAGCAGCCGGTGCGGTTCGGCGGACCTGCTGGAGCGGGTCGGTGTCTGCCTTACCATACCGCCTGAGCGGACATGCCGCATCATCGAAGAGATTGGCATCGGATTTCTGTATGCACCCCTCCACCATCCGGCCATGAAAACGGTTGCCGGACCGAGAAGAGAGATCGGGACACGCAGCATCTTCAACATCCTTGGACCGCTCGCAAACCCGGCCGGGGCCCAGGCCCAGCTCGTTGGGGTCTATCGCCCCGAACTCACCGGAACGGTTGCCGAAGTACTGAATACCCTGGGCACAGAGCGGGCGATGGTCGTCCATGGCGACGGGCTGGATGAGATCACAACGACCGGGGTCACACGGATCTCTGAACTGAAGAACGGGACCACAGAATGCTATGAGATCCGGTGCCGTGACTTCGGCATTCCTGAGGCCAGCCCGGCTGCACTCAGGGGAGGCGATGCAGAGCGGAATGCAGAAATGCTCATGGATGTGCTCAGAGGCAGCGAGGGGCCGGCACGCGATATCGTGCTCATGAATGCCGGGGCTGCCATCTGCATCGGCGGAGAGGCGCATTCGCTGGAAGCAGGTATCCGCCGTGCGGAAGATGCGATTGACTCAGGGCGGGCCCTGGGAAAACTTGAGTCCCTGATTGGCATGACCGGAGAGGCGCAATGA
- a CDS encoding aminodeoxychorismate/anthranilate synthase component II has product MKVLVIDCYDSFTYNLCQMIGRLGAEPVVVQNDVSADTLRLRDVERVILSPGPGRPEESGLCLHALTTFSRDIPTLGVCLGHQAICQSFGGEIVRAQNLMHGMTSLISHDRAGIFSGIENPFTATRYHSLIVDKATLPDELAVTAVSCDDGYVMGVRHRDYPIEGIQFHPESILTEHGLHMMENFLGSGCR; this is encoded by the coding sequence ATGAAGGTGCTTGTTATTGACTGCTACGACAGTTTCACCTACAACCTCTGCCAGATGATCGGCCGTCTCGGTGCAGAGCCGGTGGTCGTACAGAATGATGTATCGGCTGATACGCTTCGTCTCCGGGATGTCGAGCGGGTCATCCTCTCCCCCGGTCCCGGGCGTCCCGAGGAATCCGGGCTCTGTCTCCATGCGCTCACGACCTTCTCACGGGACATTCCGACACTTGGTGTCTGCCTTGGGCATCAGGCCATCTGCCAGAGTTTTGGGGGGGAAATCGTACGGGCACAGAATCTGATGCACGGGATGACATCTCTCATATCACATGACCGGGCCGGAATCTTCTCCGGGATTGAGAACCCGTTTACCGCGACCCGGTATCACTCGCTCATCGTGGACAAAGCGACCCTTCCCGATGAACTGGCAGTGACCGCGGTCAGCTGCGATGACGGCTATGTCATGGGAGTCCGCCACCGCGATTATCCGATAGAAGGCATCCAGTTTCACCCGGAGAGCATCCTCACAGAACATGGTCTCCATATGATGGAGAACTTCCTGGGGAGTGGATGCCGGTGA
- a CDS encoding chorismate-binding protein, with amino-acid sequence METAITLNISLEKFETIAEYCTKPAIIPLCTILPEGFIPAGEYAFILESLDRQRRDARHSVMGIDPVLTISVGEDVGLAGDEQYVASARRVAAGRTPVDIVRSIVDAFTVYAENTPEFTGCFAGYFAYDLVYSLYSRITPSHPADAVTPLAEFMLTRESIVTDHTENISYLFSYPLITEDSVPAEEYRNAERRIRELVQKPAGQKNNTGTPAEIRPAPNLTQEAFEEQVAQAREYVHAGEILQAVISRRLTCDFTAPPIALYSALREVNPSNYMYFLDFGKRQIIGSSPEMLVRVEGRTVTTVPIAGTRPRGRNGEEDIELAQDLLADRKECAEHLMLVDLARNDLGRVCTYGSVAPETFMAVEKFSHVQHIVSRVSGELRGDCDRFDAFISCFPAGTVSGAPKIRAMQIIDELENEKRGIYAGAAGYLGLNGDLNLAIAIRTVIIEDGKASVQSGAGIVADSVPETEFAETTIKAGAMLAAIKMAEERS; translated from the coding sequence ATGGAAACCGCAATAACACTGAACATATCATTGGAAAAATTTGAAACGATTGCAGAATACTGCACAAAGCCCGCGATAATCCCCCTCTGTACAATCCTGCCGGAAGGTTTCATTCCTGCGGGTGAATATGCATTTATTCTTGAATCCCTCGACAGGCAGAGGCGGGATGCACGGCACTCGGTGATGGGCATCGATCCCGTGCTGACCATATCCGTCGGAGAGGATGTCGGTCTGGCTGGCGACGAGCAGTATGTCGCCTCTGCACGGCGGGTGGCGGCCGGCAGAACACCGGTGGATATCGTCCGTTCCATTGTTGATGCCTTTACGGTATACGCAGAGAACACGCCGGAATTTACCGGGTGCTTTGCCGGATACTTTGCCTATGACCTCGTCTACTCACTGTACAGCCGGATTACTCCGTCTCATCCGGCAGATGCCGTGACGCCGCTGGCTGAGTTTATGCTCACCCGTGAAAGCATTGTCACCGACCATACTGAAAATATCAGCTACCTTTTCAGTTACCCGCTGATCACGGAAGATTCAGTTCCTGCAGAGGAATACCGGAATGCGGAACGGCGAATCAGGGAGCTGGTCCAGAAACCTGCAGGGCAGAAGAATAACACCGGGACGCCCGCTGAGATACGTCCCGCCCCGAACCTTACACAGGAGGCATTTGAAGAGCAGGTGGCGCAGGCACGGGAGTATGTCCATGCAGGTGAGATTCTCCAGGCCGTCATCTCGCGGAGGCTGACCTGTGACTTTACGGCGCCACCCATCGCCCTGTATTCAGCCCTCAGGGAAGTAAACCCGAGCAATTACATGTATTTCCTCGACTTCGGGAAGCGGCAGATTATCGGCTCCAGCCCGGAGATGCTGGTGCGGGTGGAGGGACGCACCGTCACAACCGTCCCCATCGCCGGCACCCGTCCACGGGGACGAAACGGTGAAGAGGACATTGAATTGGCGCAGGATCTCCTCGCTGACCGAAAGGAATGTGCGGAACATCTGATGCTTGTCGATCTGGCCAGAAATGATCTGGGCAGGGTCTGCACCTATGGCTCGGTTGCCCCGGAAACCTTCATGGCAGTCGAGAAGTTCTCCCATGTCCAGCATATTGTCTCACGGGTGAGCGGCGAACTCAGGGGGGACTGTGACCGGTTTGATGCCTTTATTTCCTGTTTTCCGGCAGGGACCGTCTCCGGTGCCCCGAAGATACGTGCCATGCAGATTATCGATGAGCTGGAGAACGAAAAACGAGGCATCTACGCAGGGGCGGCAGGCTACCTCGGGCTGAACGGGGACCTGAATCTTGCGATTGCCATCCGGACGGTTATCATTGAGGACGGGAAGGCCTCGGTCCAGTCGGGGGCCGGGATTGTTGCAGACTCAGTGCCGGAAACGGAATTTGCCGAGACCACCATAAAAGCCGGAGCCATGCTTGCGGCCATCAAAATGGCGGAGGAGCGATCATGA
- a CDS encoding ABC transporter ATP-binding protein, with amino-acid sequence MPSAITTDIITKCFGDLRAVDSVSLSVEKGSLFGLLGQNGSGKTTMIKMLTGQMKPSSGTARVLGIDPSTAPVAVRQAVGIIPEQETPPSFLTSEEYLAFVGKIRNIEDIEEKSQWWFDYLDFGDKRDVLCKDLSRGTRQKLMFAQAFLHTPELALIDEPLINLDPVMQRKVKHFLTDYVRSGKTIFLSTHILEIAEDICSDFAILHKGNLLHAGTVRELTDKHIHLDDFFMDLVERGHMDV; translated from the coding sequence ATGCCGTCTGCCATCACAACCGATATCATAACAAAATGTTTTGGAGACCTGAGGGCCGTTGATTCGGTCAGCCTCTCTGTCGAAAAAGGCAGCCTCTTCGGGCTTCTGGGGCAGAACGGTTCGGGAAAGACAACGATGATTAAGATGCTCACCGGGCAGATGAAGCCATCTTCCGGAACAGCAAGGGTGCTTGGCATCGACCCTTCCACCGCACCTGTTGCAGTCAGACAGGCGGTCGGCATCATCCCGGAACAGGAGACGCCCCCCAGTTTTCTCACCTCAGAAGAATATCTGGCCTTTGTCGGAAAGATACGAAATATCGAGGACATTGAAGAAAAATCACAATGGTGGTTTGATTACCTTGATTTCGGAGACAAACGAGACGTCCTGTGCAAGGATCTCTCACGGGGAACACGCCAGAAGCTGATGTTTGCCCAGGCATTTCTTCATACTCCTGAACTTGCGCTGATTGACGAACCCCTGATTAACCTCGATCCTGTCATGCAGCGAAAGGTGAAGCATTTTTTAACAGATTACGTCCGTTCCGGCAAAACCATCTTTTTATCCACCCATATCCTTGAAATTGCAGAAGATATCTGTTCAGACTTTGCCATTCTCCATAAAGGGAACCTGCTGCATGCAGGAACAGTGAGGGAACTTACAGACAAACACATTCATCTGGATGATTTTTTCATGGATCTTGTCGAACGAGGGCACATGGATGTTTGA
- a CDS encoding class I SAM-dependent methyltransferase yields MNVENLRSITKRPILYEKGNAVMWDDEHISKFLLKTHLSQESDLASRKRPAITKTVSWILEQLGKENADILDLGCGPGLYCEIFAEKGHRVTGVDLSKRSIEYAKEKTAENNSHITYICQNYLDISFKEKFDLVVMIFCDFDVLLPDERSRLLENVYAALKPGGVFIFDTMNAKTPEIMNIHAKTWEVTDSGFWKNRPYMALSESFHYESENVILSQTVVCSEPDEYQVYRFWTHYYTYSDLLPILEDKGFSGIICHENLLSPEEFQSGDAVTFYTASKGT; encoded by the coding sequence ATGAATGTGGAAAACCTTCGCTCAATAACAAAAAGACCAATACTATACGAAAAAGGAAATGCCGTGATGTGGGATGATGAACACATCTCAAAATTCCTTCTTAAGACTCATTTAAGTCAGGAATCGGATCTTGCAAGCAGAAAGAGGCCTGCAATCACGAAAACTGTTAGCTGGATTTTAGAGCAGTTGGGAAAAGAGAATGCCGACATTCTGGATCTTGGATGCGGGCCAGGGTTATACTGTGAGATTTTCGCAGAAAAAGGGCACAGAGTTACCGGTGTTGATCTCTCAAAACGCTCGATTGAATATGCAAAAGAGAAAACTGCTGAGAATAATTCACATATTACATACATTTGCCAGAATTACCTTGATATCAGCTTTAAGGAGAAATTTGATCTTGTTGTAATGATCTTTTGTGACTTTGATGTGCTCCTTCCTGATGAAAGATCCCGGCTTCTTGAAAATGTGTATGCTGCATTAAAACCCGGAGGGGTTTTTATTTTTGATACCATGAACGCAAAGACTCCTGAGATAATGAACATCCATGCAAAGACCTGGGAAGTTACTGATTCCGGTTTCTGGAAAAACAGGCCGTACATGGCATTATCCGAATCATTTCATTATGAGTCGGAGAATGTGATTCTCAGCCAGACAGTTGTCTGTTCCGAACCGGATGAATATCAGGTCTATCGTTTCTGGACTCATTATTACACCTATTCTGATTTACTGCCCATATTGGAGGATAAGGGTTTTTCAGGCATAATCTGCCATGAAAACCTGTTGTCCCCTGAAGAATTCCAAAGCGGGGATGCAGTGACATTCTATACGGCATCCAAGGGTACGTGA
- the serS gene encoding serine--tRNA ligase: MLELKFIRNNPDVVRADLTKRGDAEKLAWIDDLLEKDIRSREMQIEINVMRNRRNIISREIKEAKKAKQDVTALLEEAKSLPAKIKEDEAALEEINQKLRFYQMRIPNILHESVPVGCDDSENVEAKTWGEPLVPSFEMKNHGELAVEKGLAEFERAAKISGSGFYMLKGNLALMDLALQRFALDLLCERGYTPVIPPYMMNRAAYEGVTDLADFENVMYAIDGEDEFLIATSEHPMAAMYMNEIFEEKDLPLKFAGVSPCFRREIGSHGLDTRGLFRVHQFNKVEQFIYCKPEDSWGLLDELLKNAEDIFQMLGLPYRVVDICTGDIGTVAAKKYDIEVWMPRENTYRELVSCSNCTAYQSVRLNIRARDAHDFETKNFVHTLNSTAVATTRTIRAIMENYQEEDGTVVIPEVLRPYMNGAETL; encoded by the coding sequence ATGCTCGAATTAAAATTTATACGAAACAACCCGGACGTCGTCAGGGCGGATCTCACCAAGAGGGGCGATGCCGAAAAGCTTGCCTGGATCGACGATCTGCTGGAGAAGGATATCCGGTCGCGTGAGATGCAGATCGAGATCAATGTCATGCGAAACCGGCGCAATATCATCAGCCGGGAAATAAAGGAAGCAAAGAAGGCAAAACAGGATGTGACAGCGCTCCTTGAAGAGGCAAAATCCCTTCCTGCAAAGATTAAGGAAGATGAGGCGGCACTTGAGGAGATAAACCAGAAACTGCGCTTCTACCAGATGCGGATTCCCAACATCCTTCATGAGAGTGTTCCCGTGGGATGCGACGACTCGGAAAACGTCGAGGCGAAAACCTGGGGTGAACCTCTTGTTCCTTCTTTTGAGATGAAAAACCACGGTGAACTTGCGGTCGAAAAGGGCCTTGCAGAGTTTGAGCGGGCAGCCAAAATATCCGGCTCCGGCTTTTACATGCTGAAAGGCAATCTGGCGCTCATGGACCTGGCCCTCCAGCGCTTTGCCCTTGATCTCCTTTGCGAACGTGGCTATACCCCGGTCATCCCGCCCTATATGATGAACCGGGCCGCATATGAGGGTGTCACCGATCTCGCGGATTTTGAGAATGTGATGTATGCGATTGACGGCGAGGACGAGTTCCTGATTGCCACCAGCGAGCACCCGATGGCCGCGATGTACATGAACGAGATCTTCGAGGAGAAAGATCTCCCGCTCAAGTTTGCCGGGGTAAGCCCCTGCTTCCGGCGTGAAATCGGATCCCACGGGCTTGACACGCGGGGTCTCTTCCGGGTTCATCAGTTCAACAAGGTCGAGCAGTTCATCTACTGCAAACCCGAGGATTCATGGGGTCTGCTTGACGAACTCCTGAAAAACGCAGAGGATATCTTCCAGATGCTCGGCCTTCCGTACCGGGTGGTTGACATCTGCACCGGGGATATCGGAACCGTAGCTGCAAAGAAGTACGACATCGAGGTCTGGATGCCCCGCGAGAATACCTACCGCGAGCTTGTGTCCTGCTCCAACTGTACGGCATACCAGTCGGTGCGGCTCAATATCCGGGCACGGGACGCCCATGACTTCGAGACCAAAAACTTCGTCCATACCCTCAACAGCACCGCAGTTGCAACCACCCGCACCATCCGGGCGATTATGGAAAATTACCAGGAAGAGGACGGCACGGTTGTCATTCCTGAAGTGCTGCGCCCCTATATGAACGGCGCAGAAACCCTGTAA
- a CDS encoding cupin domain-containing protein yields MILRHADDVPAEEIKKPGFSNIMARFLLTAADDSPQSALWLLEFGPGGSTNWHRHQEEQILYLLEGEGVVVGDDKTETPVRAGDVIYTLPCENHLFMNTGKGTLKMLGVVPILSGMTGKKTTACDE; encoded by the coding sequence ATGATCCTCAGACACGCAGATGATGTCCCGGCAGAAGAGATCAAAAAGCCGGGTTTTTCAAACATAATGGCCCGGTTTCTGTTGACCGCTGCCGATGACAGCCCGCAGTCCGCTCTCTGGCTTCTGGAATTTGGCCCGGGCGGGTCCACAAACTGGCACCGGCATCAGGAAGAGCAGATATTATACCTGCTGGAAGGGGAAGGGGTCGTTGTCGGTGATGACAAAACGGAGACGCCGGTCCGTGCAGGCGATGTCATCTATACCCTTCCCTGTGAAAATCACCTGTTCATGAATACGGGGAAGGGCACGCTGAAGATGCTCGGCGTTGTGCCCATCCTCTCGGGAATGACCGGGAAAAAAACCACGGCGTGCGATGAATAG
- a CDS encoding DUF6508 domain-containing protein, which produces MTQTIGPTLRQRLHGLAAFLPLFEHPDFSFGHWNESKEASPGVMTMPDFCFSGNAEAFIRAAYDLGWVRTDFNWLDWAHTPEAETLRDDPACMGRATPDQLSRLLTVVIRQERFCEGAIESAFTSGLLTAICRRAAHLESETDDGGV; this is translated from the coding sequence ATGACACAAACCATTGGCCCGACACTCAGACAGCGCCTCCACGGCCTTGCCGCATTCCTCCCGCTCTTTGAGCATCCCGACTTCAGCTTTGGGCATTGGAATGAATCAAAAGAGGCGTCTCCCGGCGTTATGACGATGCCGGATTTCTGTTTCTCCGGTAATGCCGAAGCGTTTATCCGGGCAGCTTATGACCTTGGCTGGGTCCGGACAGACTTCAACTGGCTCGACTGGGCACATACACCGGAAGCCGAAACGCTGCGTGACGACCCCGCATGCATGGGCCGTGCCACCCCGGACCAGCTGTCCCGGCTTCTTACGGTGGTCATCCGGCAGGAGCGGTTCTGTGAAGGGGCGATTGAATCTGCCTTTACATCCGGTCTTTTGACTGCAATCTGCCGGCGGGCCGCCCATCTCGAATCTGAAACGGATGATGGGGGAGTATGA